A DNA window from Hordeum vulgare subsp. vulgare chromosome 1H, MorexV3_pseudomolecules_assembly, whole genome shotgun sequence contains the following coding sequences:
- the LOC123440542 gene encoding uncharacterized protein LOC123440542 isoform X2 translates to MLRCMYTQRRWAHRRGGFVTGGTGWSQKARPAAVMGTKKSEWWAVDGELHEIGDGVPHRERFAIPRDNLPNRRRKQMREQFMRRTRLVLKDSEHETWCKKYMELYQELRENWERLYWDEGYSKKIAEDHANYDSAEEDDLDFSPYRRRSSSIEPNKDLGSGESKQGDTWERVTQIRDKFEYDRERRMRERAFAPMNMENNFGQQNWKRPESRTGQVFTRQT, encoded by the exons ATGCTGCGCTGTATGTACACCCAGCGGCGGTGGGCGCACCGCCGGGGCGGCTTCGTCACCGGCGGCACCGGATGGTCGCAGAAGGCCCGCCCAGCCGCCGTGATGGGCACCAAGAAGTCGGAGTGGTGGGCGGTGGACGGCGAGCTGCACGAGATCGGGGACGGCGTGCCGCACCGCGAGCGCTTCGCCATACCGCGCGACAACCTCCCGAACCGCCGCCGCAAGCAGATGCGCGAGCAGTTCATGCGCCGCACGCGTCTCGTCCTCAAGGACTCG GAACATGAAACTTGGTGCAAAAAATATATGGAACTGTACCAAGAGCTTAGAGAAAACTGGGAACGGTTGTACTGGGATGAAGGTTATTCAAAAAAGATTGCCGAAGATCACGCTAATTATGACTCTGCTGAAGAAGATGACCTAGACTTTTCACCATACAG gagaaggagctccagcaTAGAGCCAAACAAG GACCTTGGTTCTGGGGAAAGCAAACAGGGTGATACATGGGAAAGGGTAACTCAAATTCGTGACAAGTTTGAGTATGACAGAGAAAGGAGAATGAGAGAGCGAG CGTTTGCTCCCATGAATATGGAGAACAATTTTGGCCAGCAGAACTGGAAAAGGCCAGAATCCAGAACGGGTCAGGTTTTCACTCGACAAACATAG
- the LOC123440542 gene encoding uncharacterized protein LOC123440542 isoform X1: protein MLRCMYTQRRWAHRRGGFVTGGTGWSQKARPAAVMGTKKSEWWAVDGELHEIGDGVPHRERFAIPRDNLPNRRRKQMREQFMRRTRLVLKDSEHETWCKKYMELYQELRENWERLYWDEGYSKKIAEDHANYDSAEEDDLDFSPYSRRRSSSIEPNKDLGSGESKQGDTWERVTQIRDKFEYDRERRMRERAFAPMNMENNFGQQNWKRPESRTGQVFTRQT from the exons ATGCTGCGCTGTATGTACACCCAGCGGCGGTGGGCGCACCGCCGGGGCGGCTTCGTCACCGGCGGCACCGGATGGTCGCAGAAGGCCCGCCCAGCCGCCGTGATGGGCACCAAGAAGTCGGAGTGGTGGGCGGTGGACGGCGAGCTGCACGAGATCGGGGACGGCGTGCCGCACCGCGAGCGCTTCGCCATACCGCGCGACAACCTCCCGAACCGCCGCCGCAAGCAGATGCGCGAGCAGTTCATGCGCCGCACGCGTCTCGTCCTCAAGGACTCG GAACATGAAACTTGGTGCAAAAAATATATGGAACTGTACCAAGAGCTTAGAGAAAACTGGGAACGGTTGTACTGGGATGAAGGTTATTCAAAAAAGATTGCCGAAGATCACGCTAATTATGACTCTGCTGAAGAAGATGACCTAGACTTTTCACCATACAG caggagaaggagctccagcaTAGAGCCAAACAAG GACCTTGGTTCTGGGGAAAGCAAACAGGGTGATACATGGGAAAGGGTAACTCAAATTCGTGACAAGTTTGAGTATGACAGAGAAAGGAGAATGAGAGAGCGAG CGTTTGCTCCCATGAATATGGAGAACAATTTTGGCCAGCAGAACTGGAAAAGGCCAGAATCCAGAACGGGTCAGGTTTTCACTCGACAAACATAG